A part of Maridesulfovibrio hydrothermalis AM13 = DSM 14728 genomic DNA contains:
- the divK gene encoding DVU0259 family response regulator domain-containing protein, whose product MPKKIMVVDDDPYIVDYLVNVFEDHGYLTCRASDGVSAYDVAMAEKPDLITLDLEMPNEWGPRFYRRLTLEEQFSDIPVIVISGLPGIHMAIKRAVATIKKPFDPTEVIEIVRKALGDTADLG is encoded by the coding sequence ATGCCCAAAAAAATAATGGTTGTTGATGACGATCCGTACATTGTGGACTACCTCGTCAACGTATTTGAAGATCACGGATACCTTACCTGCCGCGCCTCAGACGGAGTTTCAGCCTATGACGTAGCCATGGCTGAAAAACCCGATCTGATAACGCTTGATCTGGAAATGCCCAATGAATGGGGGCCTAGATTTTATCGCAGACTCACACTTGAAGAACAATTTTCTGATATTCCGGTTATTGTAATCAGCGGACTGCCCGGTATTCATATGGCAATCAAACGTGCGGTTGCAACAATCAAAAAGCCTTTTGACCCAACTGAAGTTATAGAAATAGTCAGAAAAGCATTAGGAGACACTGCCGATCTGGGGTAA
- a CDS encoding RrF2 family transcriptional regulator produces MKLTTKSRYGTRLLLDIALHSANGPVPSKDSARREEISLKYLEKILKILKEAGYIKGKRGPNGGNVLTKKPEDISLGKLTQILEGDTTVLDCEGDVTTCQRAAVCLRRSIWDDANQAMYKMLDSYTLSDLVKDARLCPMDRPE; encoded by the coding sequence ATGAAACTGACCACTAAATCCAGATACGGCACCAGGCTGTTGCTTGATATTGCCCTGCACTCTGCCAACGGACCGGTTCCGAGCAAGGATTCGGCCCGCAGGGAAGAGATTTCACTTAAGTATCTGGAAAAAATCCTCAAGATCCTCAAAGAGGCCGGATACATAAAAGGCAAACGCGGCCCGAACGGTGGCAACGTGCTGACCAAAAAACCTGAAGATATCTCACTCGGGAAACTAACCCAGATACTTGAAGGTGATACCACTGTTCTGGACTGTGAAGGTGACGTGACCACTTGTCAGCGTGCAGCAGTGTGCCTGCGCCGATCCATCTGGGATGATGCTAATCAGGCCATGTACAAAATGCTTGATTCCTACACCCTGTCCGATCTGGTCAAAGATGCCCGTCTCTGCCCCATGGACAGACCGGAATAA
- a CDS encoding universal stress protein — translation MFKKILLATTGSPASFGAARVAFDMAKRYGSEVTIFHVLGVPTKAFSQVVNDVRTGEEIEVDEEYLAWVEEELKTTFAKQFEGADNAKIVLTTGAPPREILREARKQDTDLIVMAASSGENASYHKGYPGSTLQKVAKAARCPVLSVHRESASYWGGFSNILFGTDFSKQAESAFKFALSTARELDCDLTIFHALDISGKVLDQNEIEENLIVARKRIRETYVPLMGDFKNYDIEVWEGTPYVELVKLAREKGVDLICLAHHTRELDPEKARIGSTVEQVILRANCPVVSVSKPDKV, via the coding sequence ATGTTTAAGAAAATCCTTTTGGCGACAACAGGCTCCCCTGCGAGCTTCGGAGCCGCCCGTGTAGCCTTTGACATGGCAAAGCGCTATGGCTCTGAAGTTACTATCTTCCATGTTCTGGGTGTGCCTACCAAGGCATTTTCCCAAGTTGTCAACGATGTTCGCACCGGTGAAGAGATTGAGGTTGATGAAGAGTACCTCGCCTGGGTTGAGGAAGAACTCAAAACGACCTTTGCCAAGCAGTTCGAAGGTGCTGACAATGCTAAAATCGTTCTGACAACCGGTGCGCCGCCTCGCGAAATACTTCGCGAAGCACGCAAGCAGGATACGGACCTCATCGTTATGGCTGCAAGCTCCGGTGAAAACGCATCCTACCACAAGGGCTACCCCGGTAGCACTTTGCAGAAAGTAGCCAAGGCAGCTCGCTGTCCTGTTCTTTCTGTACACCGCGAATCTGCCTCCTACTGGGGCGGGTTCTCCAATATCCTCTTTGGAACCGACTTCTCCAAGCAGGCTGAGAGCGCATTCAAATTCGCTCTGTCCACAGCCCGTGAACTCGACTGCGATCTGACCATCTTCCATGCTCTGGATATCAGCGGCAAGGTTCTGGACCAAAATGAAATCGAGGAAAACCTCATCGTGGCCCGCAAGCGTATCCGTGAAACATACGTACCGCTCATGGGCGATTTCAAAAACTATGACATCGAAGTATGGGAAGGAACTCCCTACGTCGAGCTTGTCAAACTCGCCCGTGAAAAAGGGGTGGATCTCATCTGCCTCGCACATCACACCCGTGAGCTTGATCCGGAAAAAGCACGCATCGGCTCAACTGTTGAGCAGGTAATCCTCAGGGCCAACTGTCCTGTGGTCAGTGTCAGCAAGCCAGACAAAGTCTAG
- a CDS encoding ABC transporter permease, which translates to MADTKEFKQPEINPAQDETTPVKDESLLVQSLKEYFESKTATIGLIILTVMIVVALLAPYISPQNPYDLMTIDIMDSKLQPGEKSLDESTTYWLGTDSQGRDMLSSILYGLRISLGVGVLSTIMALIAGSIIGLWASFVGGRTDSFIMRVVDLQLSFPAILVALILLAILGKGVDKIILSLVIVQWAYYARAIRSNVLVERRKEYVEAAKCLALPQRRIMFGHVLPNCTPELIVISTVKVAGAIALEATLSFLGLGMPITQPSLGLLIANGFKYLQSGYYWISFYPGVALLVLIVSINLVGDRLRDVLNPRLKK; encoded by the coding sequence ATGGCAGACACGAAAGAATTCAAACAGCCGGAGATTAATCCAGCACAGGATGAAACAACACCTGTAAAAGATGAATCCCTGCTGGTACAATCTCTCAAGGAATATTTTGAAAGCAAAACCGCAACCATCGGTCTGATCATACTGACCGTAATGATTGTGGTGGCCTTGCTGGCTCCGTATATCTCTCCGCAGAATCCATATGATCTGATGACTATCGACATTATGGATTCCAAGCTTCAGCCGGGTGAGAAGTCCCTGGATGAGTCCACGACCTACTGGCTGGGAACGGACAGTCAGGGCCGTGACATGCTCAGCTCCATTCTTTATGGACTGCGCATCAGTCTGGGGGTCGGCGTACTCAGTACCATTATGGCACTCATAGCCGGTTCCATTATCGGACTGTGGGCATCATTTGTGGGAGGGCGTACAGATTCATTCATCATGCGTGTGGTTGACTTGCAGCTCAGTTTTCCGGCCATTCTGGTGGCCCTGATTCTGCTGGCAATCCTCGGCAAGGGGGTAGATAAAATTATCCTCTCGCTGGTCATTGTGCAATGGGCCTATTACGCCAGAGCAATACGCAGTAACGTTCTGGTTGAACGGCGCAAGGAATATGTTGAAGCCGCCAAGTGTCTGGCCCTGCCTCAGCGCAGGATCATGTTCGGACATGTACTGCCCAACTGTACGCCGGAGCTTATCGTTATCTCCACCGTTAAAGTTGCCGGAGCCATTGCGCTGGAAGCAACCCTGTCCTTTCTAGGACTGGGGATGCCTATCACCCAGCCATCATTGGGTCTGCTCATTGCCAACGGTTTTAAATATCTGCAAAGCGGGTATTACTGGATCAGTTTCTACCCCGGTGTAGCACTGCTGGTTCTTATCGTATCCATCAACCTTGTTGGTGACAGACTGCGCGATGTATTGAATCCGAGGTTGAAAAAATGA
- a CDS encoding ABC transporter permease: MLAFLIRRISQSVLVLLVMSVLVFGGVFCIGNPIDILIAPDATPAERDRAVKELGLDKSLPEQYWRFLKDAAQGDLGNSFVYNEPALKLIMQRMPATMELAVTAMFMAVVFGIPLGMIAGIKSETLLGRSIMRFSILGFSLPTFWVGLMFIIIFSVYLGWLPSGGRGTTVDLFGVPVSFLTWDGIQHLILPAMNLALFKTSLAIRLSRAGVQENLQMDYVKFARAKGLTNTRIIGLHVMKNIMIPVVTVLGMEFGGLIAFAVVTETIFSWPGMGKLVIDSIGVLDRPVIVAYLLITVTMFIIINLIVDIIYSILDPRVRLGDQN, translated from the coding sequence ATGCTCGCATTTTTGATTCGAAGAATTTCACAAAGCGTCCTCGTTCTGCTGGTCATGTCTGTACTGGTGTTCGGTGGTGTATTCTGCATCGGCAACCCGATCGATATTCTTATCGCTCCTGATGCCACACCAGCAGAAAGAGATCGCGCTGTTAAAGAACTGGGGCTGGATAAGTCCCTGCCCGAACAGTACTGGCGGTTTTTAAAAGACGCAGCACAAGGCGACTTAGGCAACTCGTTCGTATACAACGAACCAGCCCTTAAACTGATCATGCAACGCATGCCCGCTACCATGGAACTGGCGGTTACGGCTATGTTCATGGCGGTTGTATTCGGTATACCGCTGGGGATGATTGCAGGCATTAAATCGGAAACGCTACTGGGACGAAGTATCATGCGTTTCTCGATTCTAGGATTCAGTCTGCCCACCTTCTGGGTCGGGCTGATGTTCATTATTATTTTTTCCGTCTATCTGGGCTGGCTGCCGTCAGGTGGACGAGGGACCACAGTGGATCTTTTCGGAGTTCCGGTTAGTTTTCTCACATGGGACGGTATTCAACACCTTATTCTGCCGGCCATGAACCTTGCCCTTTTCAAAACCTCGCTGGCCATCAGGCTGAGCAGAGCCGGAGTTCAGGAAAACCTGCAAATGGATTACGTCAAATTCGCCCGCGCCAAAGGTTTGACCAACACCAGAATCATCGGACTGCATGTCATGAAAAATATCATGATTCCGGTCGTTACAGTTCTGGGGATGGAATTCGGCGGGCTGATCGCTTTTGCAGTTGTTACCGAAACGATCTTCTCGTGGCCCGGCATGGGTAAACTGGTCATCGACTCCATCGGAGTTTTAGACCGTCCGGTCATTGTGGCCTACCTGCTGATCACCGTGACCATGTTCATCATAATCAACCTCATCGTTGATATCATTTACTCCATACTGGACCCCAGAGTTCGTCTGGGCGACCAGAACTAG
- a CDS encoding response regulator, with protein MSDKKLMLVDDEEGIRRFLGLTLIDLGYSVETAENGEAALKLLETFQPAIVLTDIKMPRMDGIDLLKAIKSDYPHVEVIMLTGHGDLDLAIESLKFEAADFITKPINDDVLEISLGRVMEKIDMKNQLKEHTENLERLVEEKTQRIIELERQNAACQVVEGLSEALSSAANEVETGSGLFNELPCLVSIHNRYLEIVATNKLLKERLGDVVGYNSFDIYSDRNSAGNACPVQLTFETGKGQRSKETFISKDGEEIPVTVYTAPLPNQNGDIELVLDISVDMTELKRLRDELLETQYKFQRLFDESPCYISVQNKDFSIAEVNRRFKEDFDDPLGASCYSAYKHRDNPCEECPVQRTFTDGESHQMETVVTTRKGDQKNVLVWSAPIRNAYGEVIQVMEMSTDITEIRRLQDHLTSLGFMLGSMSHGVKGMLTALDGGIYRLESGLRKNDETRVAEAAKVLKNTVGRVKKMVLDILYYAKSREIDVEKIEASTFLTDTAAIVAPKAAAANIKFNIDIPDDLGTVTIDTSAMSATLVNFLENAVDACEIPVDGKEFEIGFSARDNGDSLSIVVTDNGTGMDPETRDKIFTLFFSSKGKKGTGIGLFISNQTIEQHGGKITVESESGKGTTFTISLPRTAESSKKPSGDTPRCNNI; from the coding sequence ATGAGTGACAAGAAGTTGATGCTGGTTGATGACGAGGAAGGAATTAGACGCTTTCTCGGACTCACGCTTATAGATCTTGGATATTCAGTTGAAACAGCTGAAAATGGTGAGGCTGCCCTCAAACTTCTTGAAACATTCCAGCCTGCAATAGTCCTTACCGATATAAAAATGCCCCGCATGGACGGCATTGACCTGCTCAAAGCAATAAAATCAGACTATCCGCATGTCGAAGTAATCATGCTCACCGGGCATGGTGATTTAGATCTGGCTATTGAATCTCTCAAATTCGAAGCCGCAGATTTTATTACCAAGCCCATCAACGATGACGTTTTAGAAATCTCCCTCGGCCGGGTGATGGAAAAAATCGACATGAAAAACCAGCTCAAAGAACATACTGAAAACCTTGAAAGGCTGGTGGAGGAAAAAACTCAGAGAATAATTGAACTTGAACGGCAAAACGCAGCCTGCCAGGTGGTTGAAGGCTTAAGTGAAGCTTTATCAAGCGCGGCCAATGAAGTTGAAACCGGAAGCGGACTTTTCAATGAACTGCCATGTCTTGTTTCCATCCACAACCGTTATCTTGAAATTGTTGCAACCAACAAGCTGCTCAAAGAACGACTCGGCGATGTTGTCGGATACAACAGTTTTGATATTTATTCTGACCGTAATTCCGCAGGAAACGCCTGTCCTGTTCAACTGACATTTGAAACGGGTAAAGGTCAGCGCAGCAAAGAGACTTTCATCAGCAAAGACGGCGAAGAAATTCCGGTAACAGTTTATACTGCCCCGCTCCCTAATCAGAATGGCGACATAGAACTGGTTCTCGATATCTCCGTTGATATGACTGAACTTAAACGGCTACGCGATGAACTCCTCGAAACCCAGTATAAATTTCAGCGTTTATTTGATGAATCCCCCTGCTACATATCGGTACAGAATAAAGACTTTTCCATTGCGGAGGTAAACCGCCGCTTCAAAGAGGATTTTGATGATCCTTTAGGTGCATCCTGTTACTCCGCATACAAACACCGTGACAACCCTTGCGAAGAATGTCCCGTTCAACGCACCTTTACTGACGGTGAATCTCATCAGATGGAAACTGTTGTCACCACCCGCAAAGGAGACCAGAAAAACGTGCTGGTCTGGTCTGCTCCCATTCGTAATGCCTATGGTGAAGTTATTCAGGTTATGGAAATGTCAACCGATATTACCGAAATACGCCGTCTGCAAGATCATCTTACATCGCTTGGCTTCATGCTCGGGTCCATGTCCCACGGAGTGAAGGGAATGCTTACCGCTCTGGACGGAGGCATTTACCGTCTTGAATCAGGTCTGCGTAAAAATGATGAAACTCGCGTTGCTGAAGCTGCCAAAGTACTCAAAAATACAGTCGGCAGGGTCAAAAAAATGGTACTGGACATTCTTTATTACGCCAAATCCAGAGAAATTGATGTTGAAAAAATTGAAGCCAGCACTTTCTTAACCGACACGGCCGCCATCGTTGCCCCTAAAGCCGCCGCTGCAAATATAAAATTTAATATAGATATTCCTGACGACCTTGGAACGGTCACTATCGACACCAGCGCAATGTCGGCAACTCTGGTAAATTTTTTGGAAAATGCTGTGGATGCCTGCGAAATTCCTGTTGATGGCAAAGAGTTCGAAATAGGCTTTTCCGCCCGCGACAACGGTGATAGTCTCAGCATTGTCGTCACGGATAACGGAACCGGTATGGACCCCGAGACCCGTGATAAAATTTTTACCCTGTTTTTCTCATCCAAAGGCAAAAAAGGGACCGGAATCGGACTTTTCATATCCAACCAGACCATTGAACAGCATGGTGGAAAAATCACTGTCGAATCAGAATCAGGCAAGGGAACAACCTTTACAATATCCTTGCCACGCACCGCCGAAAGCTCTAAAAAGCCTTCCGGAGATACCCCTCGCTGCAATAACATTTAA
- a CDS encoding PAS domain S-box protein — protein MFKKFRQSLIMKMILSGGITLLLSVMLWTSFNVLFFKKNVTDNAMSDIAMLSDTVLLSLHYAMMLDSEEYIEQDIKNISKQGDIKSIRIYNKKGRIVFSNNPDEIDTVIDIKTGSCWNCHRFDPPPSTMGLHQRSRVETVNGQHFIGIMTPIPNSEGCSPGPCHVHSKDERLLGLLDLEISTEKKRSMLATFERANFGIALVVFSATFAALFIYAYNFIFKPIRTLIKATKDIGSARDFVEVQLDQKDEIGTLSDAFNMMGRQVQEKHKALIEQKEEYRDLFDNVPCLVSVVDLNFRVIRHNRAYEEHFGKPRGRQCYQINKDRDKKCEECPVERTFSDLAPHMSEESGLSKDGNPIHWIVYTSPIKDRSGQIVAAMEMMIDITKRKELEVRLADSEQRYHAIFDSIPGAIFVLDAETLNIINCNDPVEQTYGYSRDEIHGKSFLELFREEERSDYAHLVKVKKEIGPCSQITKSGIPIYVVLRISPAEFDSNKTLIITCSDVTQKLEAEQQLIQASKMSTLGEMSSGVAHELNQPLAILKTISNLLIRKVSRDQAIDPEILKEMAEGVDTHVNRASKIIDHMREFGRKSDLKTMPVQVNKVLQRGLEFFSRQLTVRNICVEMDLNSHVPIIMADSNRLEQVVINLLINARDAIEEHWANRVPIADDKKICISTTYTDEHVIIKICDTGPGIPEPIQARLFEPFFTTKDVGKGTGLGLSISYGIVQDYNGTIQASSAGENLGACFTITFPRGDLEKSV, from the coding sequence GTGTTTAAAAAATTCCGCCAAAGTCTCATCATGAAAATGATTCTTTCCGGAGGCATTACCCTGCTCCTTAGCGTAATGCTCTGGACCAGCTTTAACGTGCTGTTCTTTAAGAAAAATGTCACGGATAATGCCATGAGCGACATCGCCATGCTCTCCGACACAGTGCTTCTCTCCCTGCATTACGCCATGATGCTCGATTCTGAAGAATACATTGAGCAGGACATCAAAAATATCAGCAAACAGGGTGATATTAAATCAATCCGCATCTATAACAAAAAAGGGCGCATTGTTTTCTCCAACAACCCTGATGAAATTGATACTGTAATCGACATCAAAACAGGTTCGTGCTGGAACTGTCATCGCTTTGATCCCCCTCCCTCTACAATGGGACTGCACCAGCGCAGCCGGGTTGAAACCGTCAACGGTCAACATTTCATCGGGATCATGACCCCGATTCCAAACTCTGAAGGCTGCTCTCCGGGGCCTTGCCATGTCCATTCAAAAGATGAACGGCTTCTGGGGCTGCTTGATCTGGAAATTTCCACTGAGAAAAAAAGATCCATGCTGGCGACTTTTGAACGGGCCAACTTCGGCATCGCTCTGGTTGTTTTTTCAGCTACATTTGCAGCCCTTTTCATCTATGCCTACAATTTCATTTTCAAACCCATCCGCACTCTGATCAAGGCCACGAAAGACATCGGCTCAGCGCGTGATTTTGTGGAAGTTCAACTTGATCAGAAAGATGAAATCGGAACTCTTTCCGATGCTTTCAACATGATGGGCAGACAGGTTCAGGAAAAGCACAAAGCTCTCATTGAACAAAAAGAGGAATACCGCGATCTGTTCGACAACGTGCCCTGTCTGGTCAGCGTTGTTGACCTTAATTTCAGAGTAATCCGCCATAACAGAGCTTATGAAGAACATTTCGGAAAACCGCGCGGACGTCAGTGTTACCAGATAAACAAGGACCGCGACAAAAAATGTGAAGAATGTCCGGTTGAACGCACTTTTTCCGATCTCGCCCCGCACATGAGTGAAGAGTCCGGACTTTCCAAGGACGGCAATCCCATCCACTGGATAGTCTACACCTCACCTATAAAGGACAGATCCGGACAAATCGTTGCAGCTATGGAAATGATGATCGATATCACCAAGCGTAAAGAACTTGAAGTACGTCTTGCTGACTCAGAGCAGCGTTACCACGCAATATTTGATTCCATTCCCGGTGCTATTTTTGTTCTGGATGCTGAAACCCTGAATATCATCAACTGCAATGATCCGGTTGAACAAACCTACGGGTACTCAAGAGATGAAATTCATGGAAAGTCCTTTCTGGAACTTTTCAGGGAAGAAGAACGATCAGACTATGCCCATCTGGTCAAGGTCAAAAAAGAAATCGGACCATGTTCCCAGATAACCAAGTCAGGCATCCCGATTTATGTAGTCCTGCGCATCTCCCCAGCGGAATTTGACAGCAACAAGACCCTTATCATCACTTGCAGCGATGTAACGCAAAAGCTTGAAGCTGAGCAGCAGCTTATTCAAGCCAGCAAAATGTCCACCCTCGGTGAAATGTCCTCAGGAGTTGCTCACGAACTCAACCAGCCGCTGGCAATTCTGAAAACCATCAGCAACCTGCTGATCCGCAAAGTATCCCGTGATCAGGCCATAGATCCTGAAATTCTCAAAGAAATGGCTGAAGGTGTGGATACCCATGTTAACCGGGCCAGCAAAATAATCGACCACATGCGCGAATTCGGACGCAAGTCTGACCTGAAAACCATGCCTGTACAGGTAAACAAAGTATTACAGCGCGGCCTTGAATTTTTCAGCAGACAACTCACAGTACGCAATATTTGTGTAGAAATGGATTTGAACAGCCACGTACCCATTATCATGGCTGATTCCAACAGACTGGAGCAGGTCGTTATCAACCTGCTGATTAATGCCCGCGACGCTATCGAAGAGCATTGGGCGAACCGTGTTCCCATAGCTGATGATAAGAAAATCTGTATATCCACCACCTACACAGATGAGCATGTAATTATTAAAATCTGCGACACTGGTCCGGGTATCCCCGAACCGATTCAGGCCCGACTGTTCGAACCGTTCTTCACCACTAAAGATGTCGGAAAAGGAACCGGTCTCGGCTTGTCTATCTCCTATGGAATAGTACAGGACTACAACGGAACGATCCAAGCCTCATCTGCCGGAGAAAATCTCGGAGCATGCTTCACTATCACTTTTCCGCGAGGCGACCTTGAGAAATCAGTGTAA
- a CDS encoding ABC transporter substrate-binding protein: MRKKLLLTLAIVACFAFGSTLANAETLTMGLKGEPTSLDPHFHNVSANNMMSLYIFDKLVRQDNRQKLQPGLAVSWTPVSDNVWEFKLRKGVKFHDGSPFTAEDVKFTFERIPNVPNSPSSFTGFVTGIKVDVVDAHTIRFTTEKPSPLLPRQMAAFTIVSKKNAEGASTADFNSGKAAIGTGPYALVKWERGDKITYKRNDDYWGEKLPWDTIIVRPITNDGTRVAALKSGDVDLINFVPPADVEHLGEDKKLHLSQSPSTRLIYIHLDTDRDDSPTVTGNNGEKIKNPLKDVRVRKAISKAINRRAIAARIMDGLAVPASQMVPDGYEGTSTRLKAETYDPKGAKELLKAAGYPEGFKLTIHGPNDRYVNDADIAQAIAQMLTKVGIKTEVSTMPKSVYFPSASKLQYSFMLVGWATDTGEQSNCIASLLHTYDKEKGFGASNRGRYSNPDLDATLEEALVTVNPEKHNELIIRATEMGIGDLGIIPIHYQVNVWGMKKGLDFNGRTDGYTLPREIKKTN, from the coding sequence ATGCGGAAAAAATTACTACTGACTCTTGCAATCGTGGCTTGTTTTGCCTTTGGCTCAACCCTTGCCAATGCGGAAACACTGACCATGGGTCTTAAAGGAGAACCAACCTCCCTCGACCCTCACTTTCACAACGTATCAGCCAACAACATGATGTCTCTGTACATCTTTGACAAACTGGTCCGTCAGGACAACAGACAGAAACTTCAGCCCGGCCTTGCTGTATCCTGGACACCCGTTTCCGACAACGTATGGGAATTCAAACTTCGTAAAGGCGTAAAATTTCATGACGGATCACCGTTCACTGCTGAAGATGTAAAATTCACATTTGAGCGTATCCCCAATGTTCCAAATAGCCCATCCTCCTTTACCGGATTTGTGACCGGGATCAAAGTTGATGTTGTCGATGCTCACACTATCCGTTTCACAACTGAAAAGCCTTCCCCTCTTCTCCCCAGACAGATGGCGGCTTTTACCATTGTTTCCAAAAAGAACGCAGAAGGTGCATCCACTGCTGACTTCAACTCCGGCAAAGCAGCAATCGGTACCGGTCCCTACGCACTGGTTAAATGGGAACGCGGTGATAAAATCACTTACAAACGCAACGATGACTACTGGGGTGAAAAACTCCCATGGGACACAATTATCGTTCGCCCCATCACCAACGATGGAACCCGCGTTGCCGCGCTTAAATCCGGCGATGTAGACCTGATCAACTTCGTGCCTCCAGCAGACGTTGAACATCTCGGCGAAGACAAAAAACTTCACCTTTCCCAGTCTCCTTCCACCCGTCTTATCTACATTCACCTCGACACTGACCGTGATGATTCCCCAACTGTCACAGGTAACAACGGTGAAAAAATTAAAAACCCTCTGAAAGACGTTCGCGTTCGTAAAGCTATATCCAAAGCTATCAACCGCAGAGCTATTGCCGCCCGCATCATGGACGGCCTTGCAGTACCCGCAAGCCAGATGGTTCCCGATGGATACGAAGGGACAAGCACCAGACTTAAAGCAGAAACTTACGATCCTAAGGGAGCAAAAGAACTGCTGAAAGCTGCCGGCTACCCCGAAGGTTTCAAACTGACCATCCACGGTCCTAACGATCGTTATGTAAATGATGCTGACATTGCTCAGGCTATCGCTCAGATGCTTACTAAAGTAGGTATCAAGACTGAAGTCAGCACCATGCCCAAGAGTGTTTACTTTCCTTCAGCTTCCAAGCTGCAATACAGCTTCATGCTCGTAGGCTGGGCAACAGATACCGGCGAACAGTCCAACTGCATCGCTTCTCTGCTGCACACATACGATAAAGAAAAAGGATTCGGCGCGTCCAACCGTGGACGCTACTCCAACCCCGACCTTGACGCTACTCTCGAAGAAGCACTGGTTACCGTTAACCCCGAAAAGCACAATGAACTTATCATCCGTGCGACAGAAATGGGGATCGGTGATCTCGGAATTATCCCCATCCACTATCAGGTTAACGTCTGGGGCATGAAAAAAGGTCTTGATTTCAACGGACGCACAGACGGTTACACTCTGCCTCGCGAAATCAAAAAAACCAACTAA
- the divK gene encoding DVU0259 family response regulator domain-containing protein — MSKKILIVDDDQDIRSYLSELFSDNGYETVMAEDGSVAVEIAEKEKPDLITLDLEMPGEWGPRFYRKLTQIEELKRTPVIVISGLNANKYAIPKAVATLTKPFDAEELIKIVKETIG; from the coding sequence ATGTCTAAGAAAATTTTAATCGTTGATGACGATCAGGATATACGTTCTTATTTAAGCGAACTCTTTAGCGACAACGGATACGAAACCGTTATGGCTGAAGACGGAAGCGTTGCTGTAGAAATAGCTGAAAAAGAAAAGCCGGACCTCATCACACTTGACCTGGAAATGCCGGGCGAGTGGGGACCGCGTTTCTACCGCAAACTTACACAGATCGAAGAGCTTAAAAGAACTCCGGTCATCGTAATCAGCGGACTGAACGCTAATAAATACGCAATTCCCAAAGCAGTGGCCACTTTGACCAAGCCCTTCGATGCAGAAGAGCTGATCAAGATTGTCAAAGAAACAATCGGCTAA